From Aegilops tauschii subsp. strangulata cultivar AL8/78 chromosome 5, Aet v6.0, whole genome shotgun sequence:
GTGAAATTATTTTTTCTTACGTACCGCTCACCACCAAACATAGTGGAGAACCCAGTAGATCATTAGCACATACATTCATACAACAAAGTAACCCAAAATTGCAATATCATCGTGCCTCCTCCATCGACTATTTTGATAACCAAAGGAAAATTAAGAGAAAAAGATCCAGAACCAAACCATGGGGGTCAAGATCATTAATCTTCTCGATAGCCTACTAAACATTCCTTGTTTGAGCCACTATCTTCACCTCCATCCGGTTGGTGATGATCACCAGGTCAATGTCTATTGCGAACATAACTTCAATCAGATCCCAATGTCTGCTTTGGAGAACGAAGGAGTAAGAGGGGATTCATTTAAGCGCATGAGCATAGAATATGCTGGGTATCGGGACTCAGTGCAGAACCTGTCGGCGGCATCGAGGAAACCGTACGTATGAGGAAATTCATCTCATCCTTGCGGACCTTGACACCGCGCAGTTTTCGCTCCAACTTCTCGCGCGTCACCACCTTCTTCGAAGACGCAATGGAGGCAGGGGGAAGATTTGACTGCACCATGATGAGGGAGAATGTGTACAACAGAGAAAACTAGGGACGACAAGACCAGGGGCCTATGCCCccttctccctcctccccccAAAACTGACATGTTATTGGCTTATTGAGTAAGGTAATAACAAAAGGAAGGCATGAAAGATtctgaaaaaggaaaaaaatgattTCCTTTTAGATTCGAAAACATGCAAATTTCTTGAAATAGTAAGATTATAAATTTCAAGAAAATCCAGAAACATAATTAAAAATCTCCCAAAAATTTATAAATTTATAAATAATAATTCAAAATTGTAAAGAAGAATGTTTTTGAACAGtcacttggggggggggggaccttTCCCACATGAATATATCATCACTCAAGCAATAATGGTATCCATTACATGAGAGCATCAAGGGGGAGGATAAGAATATCAACCAAGACTTGGCAACATCCTTTTTGCTAAGTTTTTAAACCAACCAATCCCAAGGGAGAATGTGAAGAGAAGATTTTTATACAAAAAAATCTAACCATGCAAACATTTTCTTAAaaaacattccaaaatttagaaaaCAAAATTATTTCCTCCTTACAATGCCCATAACTTGGTGTGAAATTCTTAAAAAATTTAAGGGGCACCCAAGCTCGATTTTCCCTAAGGTTTTTGTGAAACAAGAAGCCCTGGCTAGTAGCTTCACGATGGGAAACCAATTATATTGATCTTGAGGTTTGGTTAGTTTGGATCACACTCAGCCATCTCTGGGAGGTGTTATGCCGGTCTGGTCGAGCCCTAATCACGGCTTGCACATGCAAGGGGATACTTTTGGTGTGTCTGACTTTGAATTGTTGCAATTAACAATATATCATTTATTTTCCTCAATTGTCTAACATATAGTTTATACTATATGAATGTTGGGAAATATGACAACCCTTGTGATTGTCATTTTGTTAATGTACATGACGAGTACCTGGCATTGACATGTGCCCATGTGAGCACACACACACCCCATGTGACACAACAAAGGTAACTTTGAGTAGTGGTGCGTGCATTTAGCAGTGTTACGTCATCTTGTTTATTCGTGAACCATGTTAATCGTGATCCATCTTCCTATCGGGTTGGTTTCATGGTACGATCATGCAATTCATATACTCCTTGGCATGAGTGGCCACCCTAACGCATGGAATATGGTGACCTTTGGTGGTGGCTAGTGCATCGGTGAGCATCATTGACCTGTGTGGCTGCAAAAAGGGGGTGACAATCTTCTGATATGTCTCGATGTAGTTGCTACAACTAGTTTTGGCTAAGGTCGGGCATAGGTTTGTTGTTGTGACCATGTAGACCGTGCGATTTGGTGTGCAAACATCTTGGCTCCAGTGTGTAGATCAATGGCGACATTGACTATATGTGTCGGCTTAGCGTCCTTGGATTGCATGGTTAGGAGCAAAGGATCGCATGCCATCACATCTTGGCAACATGTGCTTGGCGAGCGATCCCTTAAAGTTTCTTTGGATGTTACGATTGACAAGGGATGTGTATTCTGGTCGTGCAGGTTCAAGGAGCGAGTGGAGCTTACTAGCTATGGTGCCTTTGCACCACTGATGAGATGTCTTATGTACTCAATTCAGGCCTGCTGAGGGTATCCCGTCCCCTACTTATTTGATACTCCCTtcgtttctttttagtctgcgTATAAGGTTTGGTCAAAGTCAATCTTTGTCaagtttgactaactttatattaaaaaatatcatcattCACAAGATGAAATCAACATTATCAGATGCACCATCAAACGTATTTTCATACTATATAGTTTTAGTATCATAGATGTTCATATTTTTtgatataaatttggtcaaacattgTGTACTATGACTTTGAATAAATTTTATACGTggagtaaaaagaaacggagggagtaatcaaCAGTAGACATAATTTATATTTATCTTTATTTAATGTCTTGTAACAAATTCGATCAAAAGAAATCCATGTCCACTAGGGACAACCACACATTAAGTAACTGGATACGAGTATATTAACTAAACCACACATTAAGCAAACAAATGTTCCAAGAGATTGAACAACTATGACAACTCCATCCACGTTGTAGGTAGCACTTTTCATGAAGCTTGACGATAACCAAGGCCTCTCATGGATGGAGTTCTATGGGCACCATGAATCACTGCTGTTCTACGTAAGGTGGGAGCACCCCTTGCAGGAAGGAGCTCAACATCACCAATGCCCTCTCAGGCTGGAAGGATGGAACCATATGGCCAGCTCCCCTCACAGATAGGAATGTGAACCCCCCGGCGTACTGCTGAACATAGCCTCCCACCTGCAAGTGCAACCATCCTTGTGAGAAACAACCAGTTTCAAGGTGATCTAAGATGAATGCTAGTTTCCACAACAGGGTTTACCTCCTCCTTTGCTGTCCATGGGCGCCATGGAGTGGTCACAGAGAGGGCCATGTCTTGGATAGAATACCTCGTCGCCGGCAGCGGGCACACAGAATCAAAATCACCACTAAAAAATGCAGGCAGGTTTGTTACtattgaagtactttcaaacggCGGTGTGAGAGTATTGGATTGTACTAGTACTTGTCTGTTACCTGAATATCCAAATCGGCAGCTTGCTTTCGATCAACCATTTCATGGTTGGCAGCATGGACATTGGCCCATCTGTCCAGTTCAAGTATCTGCATacatgtacaaatcacatgagaTACGAATTCGTCGGTGAAATTAGTGTGCATTAGCTCCAGTTGGAGGATCTTACGCGCAGCCTGACCACTTTGTCGGTCTAGCGTGGAAAGCTATCTGCACCGCTGGATCATTGAGGTAGGCATCCGTAGGATAATAACTGCACGGATCATACCCAGGTAACTGCAATTTGAAGAGGAAAAATGCAACGGTTAGCTGTTCAGCACGTAGACCTAGTTTTTTTCAAACAGAATGTTGTCCATTTTTTTCTCTCGTTTTGATAAGAAATGATGTTCTTCAGAAAGATAAGAACTGTGGACTCACGTAGCCAGCGGGGTAATACATTCCATTGGGCGCGTCTATGCAGACCGGAGCGTATATGTTGTAGCCATCGATGTAGCCAGAGTCGAACACCACGGCAGCTCCCATGCAGGCGGCATCTGTAAATGTACCATTCAAGTTGTCGAAGTCGCAGTTCTTGGTGATATTGGCATAGACCTCGTCCGACATCACCGCGTGGGTCCAGAAGTAGTCAACTGCCCCCTTAATATTCCTGTTGGCATCAAGGTACGGATTTCCCACCTTCAGTCGAAGACAGGATCCAAATTAGTTGTTTTCAACAGAAGAAAAACCGAAATTTTATAATGTTTCATCTAATTATAGCTAGTTACTTAATTTGACGTACCAAGATGCCCTGAAGGTTTATGACGGTTCTGTTGTTGTATGTGTTGTGGAGTAGGATGGTGGCGGCAAGCTCCGGCACGTAGTGTCCGGCGTAGCTCTCCCCTGAGATATAGAAGGCCCGGTCCTTGTACTCCGGGAACCTCTCCAGCCATTTCACCAGAAACACGTAGGCGTCATCGGCTGTTCTCTCGTCTCCGCTGAGATCATAGTCAGAAGACGTGTTCGAGTAGGAATAACCCACTCCGGCGGGCGACTCGAGGAAGATCACGTTAGCCACTGTCACAAGCAAACTATTAGTATTTCTGAATTTGATCATTTCTCAGTTCTCACACTTTACTCCACCCACACTTCAAAATTATTTAtttgcccccctccccccacccctcTGAAACTTCCATGTGGCCCCCGGGTTGATTTTCCAGTGATATAAGGCAGGGCAAATTCAAAGATTGCAACGAGTACAGGAAGACATGGGTTACCGTTGTTCCATGCGTTCATGTTTCTGCTGAGCGTTTTGTTGTCCTCGGTTACGCGGAACGGGCCGAGCTCCTGCATTGCGCCGAATCCGAGCGACGAGCATCCCGGCCCTGTATATGCAAGTGTCAGTACTGTCCTAGAGAAATTTCTACAAGACATGTTCAGTTATCAATATATGGATCATCTAACCTCCGTTGAGCCACAGGACGAGTGGCTTGTCCGAGGCACCGGAAGGCGATTCGACAAGGTAGTAGAAGAGCGCGCGGCCGTTCTCCGCATCGACGGTGACGTACCCGCCGTACTGGTCGAAGTCGACGCCCTCCGGCTGCCCGGGCAAGGCCGTGATCTTGTCGGCGGCCTTCATGGAGCTCTGGTCAGAAAGAGTGCTGTCCGCACTCAGGCTGCCGGCAACCCTGTCAGCTATGTTACGCACTCGGAACGTGTCGGTGCTGCTGGCGCGGTTCTTCCTAGACGAGATGAACTTTTTGAGCTGAGCCTCCTGGGACGGGGAGTGGGAGGCATTGGCGTGCAGCTGCAGTGCAGCGAGGCAGAGGACAAGCAGGGAGAATGAAGAAATGCTCTTCATCTTTGGTGAGTCTGAGATGAGAGATATTATTTGCATGCATGGTTTTTATAGGCGCAGGAAGAAAAGAAGAGAACACTCTGAACCAAGGAGCTTTGGAGTCTTCGCTGTGTAAATTTCGGGTACAAACAGCGTTGCAGGCTTGCAGCTATGCCTGTGCGCTTGTATGTGTATGTTCTTGTTTCCACTATCTAAAACGTCGAGAGGATCACAGCTTCTTTGCTCCGTGGAAACGGTCATATGATTGGTAGAATTGACGTTCGGCCGGGCATTGAGAGCGAAGGGTGGTGGTGGCTGCCTTCTCCACCGAAGACGGTTGGCCAGGCTGGTAGTGACGGATCTTGGATCCCACTATTAGCACCAGCGGCGAGTTGGGAAGACATAGTcgccggtgaaaaccgagccgactCCGGTCATGGCGGACGATGACGGCGTCTATGTCGTTAtcttgatgaaggcatcgtcaAGCAACTATCGTCAACCTGCTCGTGCTGCTCCGGGAGAAATCCTAAGATCACCGGATCGGATGATGGCGGCGCTGCGGTGTCGTGTTCCCTATTGGGGGCATCGTTTGTGGAGCGGCGCCGGATGAAAGAGGCGTGAGGTGGTGTGGCGTGCCTTCTCTCGCGTCGACGACGGCGGGTCTCGGCGGCATGGAGCAGCAGGGTCTCGCCGATGGGCGTGTGATGATGGACGAGTGCAGGATGGTGgcgttgtctggcgtcgtggtggtgTCGACGacagctagaccgggcaaggtagatgcagcagtacatcactgaagatggattggtggcaggtggctgtggcggcctcatacccggcaggcgtcctggttgaggagtgcgccggactggtgggtgccccatACCCAGCAGGCGTCCTgattgggacctcaggtcttaaatgttaggtttggctgcgatgtctttggtattagacccagactatcagcatccctatatcaactggataggagtagcgacagatgttgcctagacggtggctttagtcttattGTTGTATGACTTTATAAGatcttgtgtgaataattaataaagtggctgcatgcgtcgtccagatgcagagaccgggggtcctcctcctttttttaaaaaaaattgtaggATTTCATACGGTTCTTTTATCTTCACATCTCTTGTTTGGAACGATGATTTGGACGGTAACCAATAGCAATTCGTGTATGTACTGTGTGCTCCCGGCATAGGTATATGTTTTGGTGAGATGTACGGCAGCAAGGAAATTTCCCTTCAGTGTATGCGAGTGCCAAATGGAGGTCTAAggttcttttcttttctttttcttttgcggCTAAAGTCGTCTAAGGCTATTTTAAATGCGATACTAAGCTTCACAACCTCTGATAACCCAGCGGTTTTCGCTCCCCTTTCCCTTCTCCACCCAAAGGTATCTCATTTCATTAGTGAGGAGCTGGATGAGAAGAAACTCTGATGTCCAGTTTTGTAGTAGTGATGGAACTAAAAAAGAACCATCGACTATAACCCTAAAAGAACCAGATTTAGCAAACAATATCGATGAAGTATGAAAGGAAAATCCTGGGCAATAGTCATTGTTTTCGTAGATATGGTCTTTAAGCACTTGAACCCACTTGGATCATGATCGACGAGACAGATAGAAGTAGGATGAAGGGCAATAACACGGGAAGCACATCGTGATGGAAAAATATGGGTACATGTATTTCCCCAGAAACCGGATACACTACGATCCACAGAAACACATATggacttggggaaggggtccCTCGAATATTAGGTAGCCGTTTTGTTAAACCAGGCCGTGTACTTTATAAAATGGTGGAGTATCTGAAACTGTAGCTAGAGCATCTATCTCTATAGCTGCCAGTAAAATGCCCATACAAAGTTAATTTATTCGATTAGAGATATGAATCCCACGAGACTAGGGCTTCTCTTCTCCCGTCTGCCGCTTCAACGATGAGAGGACGTGGGAGTCCTTGGGTTTTGCATTCGGGCTGCAAGTACAGATAGATTTAGGGTTCCGAGGGGCGACGACGGGGTGTGGGTGATGACGCCACGTCTAATAAGAGCTCCCGCAACTTCAACCCCACCTTGGTTGAAGATGAGATCGCAACATAGTTTTCTCTCTAGTCAGTCCAGTTGGCGAGATTAGAGGTCTTGTGGTTTGGTCACAGGGTAATGGTGGTGACCAAACCAGTGGTATTTTGTATTTTGGATCTTCCTCTGCCACGTCGATGTTTTCTCCAGTGTCGTGCGTTCTTCAGTGATGACGTCGTTTGAACACAGTAGATTCAGCACGAGTTGTACTGGGTGATTCCCCAACTGACACATAATAGTGTGATGTGTGTCGATCGTTTGGCAA
This genomic window contains:
- the LOC109747637 gene encoding serine carboxypeptidase 1-like → MKSISSFSLLVLCLAALQLHANASHSPSQEAQLKKFISSRKNRASSTDTFRVRNIADRVAGSLSADSTLSDQSSMKAADKITALPGQPEGVDFDQYGGYVTVDAENGRALFYYLVESPSGASDKPLVLWLNGGPGCSSLGFGAMQELGPFRVTEDNKTLSRNMNAWNNVANVIFLESPAGVGYSYSNTSSDYDLSGDERTADDAYVFLVKWLERFPEYKDRAFYISGESYAGHYVPELAATILLHNTYNNRTVINLQGILVGNPYLDANRNIKGAVDYFWTHAVMSDEVYANITKNCDFDNLNGTFTDAACMGAAVVFDSGYIDGYNIYAPVCIDAPNGMYYPAGYLPGYDPCSYYPTDAYLNDPAVQIAFHARPTKWSGCAYLNWTDGPMSMLPTMKWLIESKLPIWIFSGDFDSVCPLPATRYSIQDMALSVTTPWRPWTAKEEVGGYVQQYAGGFTFLSVRGAGHMVPSFQPERALVMLSSFLQGVLPPYVEQQ